The Magnetococcus marinus MC-1 genome contains the following window.
TGGGACGTAAATGGATGCCCTATGACCGCAGTGTGGATATGCACATCAGCAGCCTACGTAAAAAACTGGCCGCTACAGGTGACAGCAGCCCACGCATTCACACCCTACGGGGTTCCGGTTATCTCTATGCCATACCGGTGGAGAAGGGTTAAATGCGTATTTTTCTCAAACTCTTTATCGGCTTTTGGTTAACCCTGCTGGTCATGGGCAGCCTGACGGCGTGGGCCGCATTTCATCTACGCGGGGATTTGGAGGATCGTTTTCATAACCAAATGAATGACCTCGCCAAAGAGCGCATGTCCCTGGGCCATGCCCTGGCCTTTTATGGGGAGCAAGCCCTGCGAGACGCCCTGCGCAACCACCCAGACAACCCCTGGATCTACGTGGTCAAAGAGGAACGACAAGATCTGCTGCAACGCCCCTTGCCCGGCCATGCACAACATTTTCTTCGCCACCGCTGGGCACCAGAGGCCAGCCTGCACATCTACAGCGCCCAGGTAGCCACCCAAGCCACCCCCGAGCAGGAGCTTGCCCATCTACGCGACCACCCCATCCCCCCACCGGTGCTGTGGTATGTGCGCGGGCCAGACAACACCCTATATGGCCTTATGCTAACCCCTAAGAGGCCCCCCTTTATGGGGCTAATCCTTGAGAACCGCTGGGCCTTGGCGGGTATCGTGCTCTACAGCTTGCTGGGGGTGCTGCTGCTTACCCTGCACTTTACCAACCCCATTCGACGGCTCACCAAAGCGTCGCAGCAGCTCTCGTTTGGCGCGCTCAGCACCCGCTGCGCACCGTTGCGCTTGCGTATCCCCGACGAGCTCAGCACCCTGGTGCATAGCTTTAACCATATGGCCCAACGCTTGGAGGAAATTTTTTCTGCGCAAAAACGTCTGATGCGGGATGTCTCCCACGAACTCCGCTCGCCCTTGGCCCGCATGCGGGTGGCACTGGAGCTGGCTACACGGACGCATCCAACGGAATCTCAAGCGCATCTCGCCATGGTTGAACGGGAGATCCATCGCCTAGACCGCTTGATCCATGAGATCCTCACCTTGGCCCATCCCGATGCAGGGCAGCCTGTGGTATTGGAAGGCATGGTGGATCTGCAAGGCATGCTCACCAGCATTGCCGCCGATGTCACCCTGGAAGGCCGCCCCAGCGGACGTCACGTTATCCTGGCCGCCAGTGAAGAGCGGCTGGTCAAAGCCAATCCAGAAGCGCTACACTCAGCCCTGGAAAATGTGGTGCGCAACGCGCTACGCTACACCCCACCCCATAGCACGGTGGATGTCACCCT
Protein-coding sequences here:
- a CDS encoding sensor histidine kinase: MRIFLKLFIGFWLTLLVMGSLTAWAAFHLRGDLEDRFHNQMNDLAKERMSLGHALAFYGEQALRDALRNHPDNPWIYVVKEERQDLLQRPLPGHAQHFLRHRWAPEASLHIYSAQVATQATPEQELAHLRDHPIPPPVLWYVRGPDNTLYGLMLTPKRPPFMGLILENRWALAGIVLYSLLGVLLLTLHFTNPIRRLTKASQQLSFGALSTRCAPLRLRIPDELSTLVHSFNHMAQRLEEIFSAQKRLMRDVSHELRSPLARMRVALELATRTHPTESQAHLAMVEREIHRLDRLIHEILTLAHPDAGQPVVLEGMVDLQGMLTSIAADVTLEGRPSGRHVILAASEERLVKANPEALHSALENVVRNALRYTPPHSTVDVTLTEQAQQLHIQVRDHGPGVAEADLLRIFKPFYRTSAARERESGGYGLGLAIAQRVISEHHGTLWAANHSEGGLVVHITLPIAAPEPE